Genomic window (Gelria sp. Kuro-4):
ACAGTATCACGATTCGGGAGCGTGTCTGCGCCGGCCTGGAATTCCTGGGGGCGAAGCTCGACCGGGAGAAAAACAAGGTACGCGGCCAAGAGGTTGACGTGGCCGTGGCGGGGGCAAAGGTGCGCATCCTGGTCGTGCCGACCAATGAGGAACTCATGATCGCCCAGGAAACGGCGGAGCTCGTCGGCTGAGGCTGCATTGACAGCGGCGGGCGGGAAAAGTATAATACAAACGTTGGTGGGTGAGGCGCGTGGAGGTAGATGTCGGCTCGATTAAGTATTCTGCCGGCGCCGTCCTTAAGGTGGAACTCAAGGAGCGCTGGGGCTCGTTTGCCTGGGGCGGTACCGAGGTAAAGGTGCTCGACCCGGTTGCGGTCAAGCTGACGCTCACAAATACAGGCGAGATTATCCTGGCCGATGGATCGCTCAAGACCACGCTGCTGCTCACGTGTAGCCGTTGCCTGGAAGCTTTTCCTTACGCCCTGGAAGCGCCGTTCGTCATCGGCTACAAGGAACGAAAGAAACACCGCAGTGAAGAAGAACCGGAGAACGAGGATCTGGAGGTCAGAGGGTTCAGCGGCGACCGCATCGACATCACCGAGGATGTAAGGGATACGCTGTTTCTGGCACTGCCCATGAAACCTCTTTGCCGGCCGGATTGCCGGGGCCTGTGTCCGCATTGCGGGAAGAACCTCAACGAGGGACCCTGCAGCTGCCGGGGAGACGAGGTGGATCCGCGCCTGGCTGTTCTCCGCGACTTGTTCAAAGAAGGAAAATAATGGATAGGGGGTGCCGGTATGGCGCAACCAAAAAAGAAGATGTCCCGCGCCCGCACTCATAGGCGGCGTGCCCAGTGGAAGCTGGCCGTTCCGGGGCTTATCCGTTGCCCGCAGTGTCATGAACTGACCCTGCCGCACCGCGTATGCCCTGCCTGTGGCTATTACGGGGCTAAAGAAGTAGTAAAAGTAGAGAAAGCGGAGTAGAAAAAGCCTGAGGCAGCCCTAGCGTAAGCTAGGGCTGCCTCTTTTTACTTCCTGCCCCAGGTTTTGGCTTGCATACCCTCGGACGCTCCATTATACTTTATTACAAGCTGCATATATGACCAGGTCATAAAGGCAGGTGCTAAACATGGGTACGCGCCGGTGGCCGAAGAGTGAGCGCCTGGCCGCCGTGCGGCGCGCGGTGGAGGAGGACCCCTTTCTCACCGATGAGGAACTGGCACGGCGCTTCGGCGTCAGCAGCCAGACCATCCGCCTGGACCGCCTGGAGCTTAGTATCCCCGAAGTGCGGGCACGCACCCGGCGCGTGGCCGAAGGGGCGTACCGCCAGCTGCGCGCCGTGCGCGGCCGGGAAATCGTCGGCGAGCTGTACGAGCTCCAGCGGGGTGTGAGCGCCCTTTCGGTTTTGACCACTACCCCGGACATGGTCTTTGAAAAGTCGGGAGTGGTGCGCGGGCACTTTATCTTTGCCCAGGCTGAGTCGCTGGCCCTGGCCGTGATCGATGCCGAGGTGGCGCTTACCGGCGTGGCCAATATCAAGTACAAGCTGCCGGTGTGCGTGGGCGATACCTTGGTGGCCCGCGCCGAGGTTACCCGGCGGCGGCAGAACAAGTACTTTGTAACCGTGCGCACGCAGAAAAAGGGACGTGAGGTTTTCCGCGCCAAGTTCATCATGGTGTCTCTGGACGAAGGGAGCGGTGCCGTGTGAAGATTGCGGTGGACGCCATGGGCGGCGACTTTGCCCCGCTGGAGGTGGTGCGGGGGGCCGTGGCGGCGGCCCGTGCCGGCGAGGCGGAGATCCTCTTGGTGGGGGAGCCGGGTGCCATCGAAGCGGTGGGCGCCGAGGCCGGCCTGCCCTGCCCCGGCGTTGAGGTGGTTGCGGCCCGGGAGCGCGTGGCGATGGGCGAGCATCCGGCGGAGGCGCTGCGGCACAAGAAAGACAGTTCCCTCGCGGTGGGCGCGCGGCTGGTGAAGGAAGGGCGTGCGGGGGCCCTGGTTTCAGCGGGCAACACGGGTGCAGCTATGGCCTTTTCGCTCTTTACCCTGGGACGCCTGCCCGGCGTTGAGCGGCCGGCCATCGCCGCGCCCTTTCCCACCACACGGGGCTTTGCCGTTCTCATCGATGCCGGGGCCAACGTGGAGGTAAAGCCGCATTACCTGCTCCAGTTCGCCCAGATGGGCAGCCTGTATGCCGCGAGCGTACTTAAGCTGACGCGCCCGCGGGTGGGGCTGCTCAACGTGGGCGCGGAAAGCGGGAAGGGAACGCCGGTCTTGCAGGAAGCGTGCAGGCTGCTTACGGCCTCAGGCCTGAACTTCATCGGCAACATCGAGGGGCGGGACGTCCCGCTGGGGGCGGCCGATGTCATCGTTTGTGACGGCTTCAGCGGCAACGTCCTCCTTAAATTTGCCGAGGGCTTGGCAGAGGGCCTCTTCAGCCTGCTCAAGCAGGAACTTCTGGCCGGCTTCAGCACCCGGGCCGGCGCTTATTTGGCCCGTCCCGCCTTGAAGCGCCTGAAAGCGAAAATGGACTACGCTGAATACGGCGGCGCACCACTTCTCGGCCTAAAGGGCCTGACCATCATCAGCCACGGCTCTTCGGACGCGCGGGCCATTCATAACGCCATCCGGGCAGCGCGCGAATCCTTGGAACAAGATGTGGTGGGCAAAATAGCCGCCCTGGCGCAAGCTGCGCCTAATGATGCAGGAAGCGAGGCTTAAACATGAACGAGCAGCGCGGGGTCAAGATACTGGGTTGGGGTCAGGCGCTGCCTGAGCGGGTGCTTACCAACCAGGACCTTGAAAGAATGGTAGAGACATCGGACGAGTGGATTGTGAGCCGTACGGGCATTCGGGAACGGCGCATCGCCGCAGCGGAGACGGCCGCCTCCGACCTGGCGGTGGTCGCTGCCCGGGAGGCGCTGCAGCGGGCTGAAGTGGCGCCGGCGCAAATCGACCTCATCATTGTTGCCACCGTGACGCCCGACATGGCCTTTCCGGCCACGGCCTGCCTGGTGCAGAGCGCTTTGGCTGCCGGCCGGGCCGCCGCTTTTGACCTGGAGGCCGGTTGTTCCGGCTTCCTGTACGCGCTGGCAACGGCCCGGGAGTTTATCGCCGGCGGAACTTACGATCATGTCCTTGTCGTCGGGGTGGATCTACTCTCGAAAATCACCGACTGGCAGGACCGCAACACCTGCGTGCTCTTCGGCGACGGCGCCGGTGCGGTGGTGCTGGGCCCGGCGGCCCCGGGCCAGGGTATTCTCTCCACCTATCTCGGTTGCGACGGCGCGGGCGGCGAGCTCCTCTGCCTGCCGGCGGGGGGTTCGCGGCAGCCGCTCACGCCGGAGAACCTGGCGGCGGGCCGGCAGTACATTCACATGAACGGACCGGAGGTCTTTAAGTTTGCAGTGCGGATCATGGGTGAAGCGGCGGTTAAGGCCCTGGAGCGCGCCGGCCTGGAGCTTCAGGATGTGACGTACCTGGTGCCGCACCAGGCCAACCTGCGCATCATCGACGCGGCCGCCCGCCGGCTGAAGCTACCGCCGGAACGGGTGCTGGTGAACCTGGACCGCTACGGCAACATGTCTTCGGCGTCTATCCCGGTGGCCCTGGCGGAGGCGGCCGACGCCGGGCGCTTTCACCCCGGCGATATCCTGGTGCTGGTCGGCTTTGGCGCCGGCCTTACCTGGGGCGCTGCTGCAGTACGCTGGTAAACCTATAAAGGAGTGAAGAGGATGCGGACAGCTCTTTGCGACCTGCTCGGCATTGATTATCCCGTTCTGCAAGGCGGCATGGCCTGGGTGGCCACGGCGGAGCTGGCGGCGGCGGTGTCCAATGCCGGCGGCCTGGGCATCATCGGTGCCGGCAACATGACGGGCGAGCTCATCACCGCTGAGATCCGCAAGTGCCGGGCGCTCACGGACCGCCCGTTTGGCGTCAACGTCTACTATCTCTCGCCCTTTGTGGAAGAGGTGATGGCAGCGGTCATCGCCGAGCGCGTTCCGGTGGTGACCACGGGCGCGGGCAACCCGGGCAAGCACATCGAACGGCTGCATGCCGGCGGCACCAAGGTGATCCCGGTGGTGGCCTCGGTGGCCCTGGCCAAGCGCTTGGAACGCGTGGGAGCCGACGCCCTCATCGCCGAGGGCATGGAGTGCGGGGGGCACATCGGTGAGATCACCACCATGGCGTTGGTGCCCCAGGTGGTGGCGGCTGTGGACATACCTGTGATCGCCGCCGGCGGCATCGCCGACGGCCGCGGCCTGGCGGCGGCCCTGGCCCTGGGCGCCCAGGGCGTGCAGATGGGGACCCGGTTCGTCCTGAGCGAGGAGTGCACCGTACACCCGCGCTACAAGGAGGCCCTCCTCAAGGCCCGGGACCGCTCCACGGTGGTCACGGGGGCCAGTACCGGGCACCCGGTGCGGGTGCTGGAGAACAAACTGGCCCGCGAGTTCCTTGAGCGGGAGCGGGCCGGGGCGAGCCGGGAGGAACTCGAAAAGCTGGGCACCGGTAAGCTGCGTGCGGCGGTGCGCGACGGTGACGTGGAGTACGGTTCGGTGATGTCCGGCCAGATCGCCGGGTACATCGCTAAAGTTTTACCGGTGCGGGACATCATCGCCACCATGGTGCAGGAAGCAGACGCGGTGCTGGCGGAACTGGCCCGGCGGGCTGCTTCGAACGCCCGAGACGTGCATATTCTGGAGGTGTGAACGTGGCAAAGATAGGGCTCCTGTTCCCCGGCCAGGGTGCGCAGTACGTGGGCATGGGCCAGGACCTGGCCCGCCGGTATCCCAAGGCACGGGCGCTCTTTGCCGAGGCCGATGCGGCGCTGGGCTTTCCCTTAAGCGAGCTCTGCTTTACAGGCCCGGAGGAGGAGCTGACCCTCACCGCCAATACCCAACCCGCCGTCCTGGCTACCAGTATAGCCTGCTGGGAGATTCTGAAGGATTACGGGGTCAAGCCGGCCGTTACCGCCGGCCTCAGCCTGGGCGAGTACTCGGCCCACGTGAGCGCCGGGACGCTGGACTTTGCGGAAGCGGTGCGGCTGGTGCGCAAGCGCGGCGAGTTTATGGAAAGCGCCGTGCCCAGCGGTCAGGGTACCATGGCGGCTGTCCTGGGGTTGAGCCGGGAAGAGGTGGAGGAGGTCTGCCGCGCGGCTGCCGGCATGGGGGTGGTGGAGCCGGCCAACTACAACTGCCCGGGGCAGATCGTCATCGCGGGGGAGACCGCCGCGGTGACCGCGGCGGCGGAGCTCGCCCTGGCGCGCGGCGCCAAGAAGGTGATTCCCCTCAAGGTGAGCGGGCCGTTTCACTCCCGGCTGCTGGCGCCGGCCGGCGAGCGCCTGGCCGGGGAGCTGGCGCGGGTCAGCCTGAGCGACCCCGACCTGCCGGTGGTGGCCAACGTGACGGCCCAGTACGTGCGGGACAAGGAAGAGGTTAAAGACCTCTTGGTCAAGCAGGTGAGCCACCCGGTGCTCTGGGAGGACTCGGTGCAGCGGATGCTGGCCGACGGGGTGGATACCTTCATCGAGGTGGGACCAGGACGAGCCCTTTCGGGCTTCGTCAAAAAGATCGATCGCCGGGCCCGCTGCCTCCAGGTGGGCGACTTGAGCTCGCTCCAAAATACCCTTGCAGAGCTTGAGGGGGTTGGATAAAATGGTATTGATTCCAGGGGCCGCCGTAGTCACCGGTGGTTCGCGCGGTATCGGCCGCGCGATCGCTCTAGAGCTGGCCCGCCTGGGGGCTCCAGTGGCGGTGAATTACGCCGGCCGGGCGGAAGCGGCCCGGGAGGTGGTCGAGCTTATCACGGCGGCAGGCGGCCGGGCCGTGGCCGTACAGGCCGACGTGGCCCAAGCGGCGGAGGCGGGGCGGCTGCTGGCAGAGGCCGAAGCAGCCCTGGGGCCGGTGGGGATCCTGGTCAATAACGCCGGCATCACCCGCGACGGGCTGCTGCTGCGCATGAAGGAAGAAGACTGGGACGCGGTTTTAAATACTAATTTAAGCGGCGTCTTTCACTGTACGCAGGCAGCGCTGCGGGGCATGCTGAAGCGGCGCCGGGGGCGCATTGTGAACACCGCCTCCATTGTGGGCCTGACCGGCAATGCCGGGCAGGCGAATTACGCGGCCGCCAAGGCCGGGATCATTGGTTTTACCAAGTCGGTGGCCAGGGAGGTTGCAGGACGGGGGATTACGGTCAACGCCGTGGCGCCCGGCTTCATCGCCACCGAGATGACGACCAAGCTGCCCGCGGAGGTACGAGAAGCGTACCGGAGCCGTATCCCCCTGGGGCGCTTCGGGGAGCCGGAGGACGTAGCCCGGGCTGTGGCCTTTCTCGCCAGCGAAGCGGCCGCCTACATAACCGGCCAGGTGCTGGCCGTGGACGGCGGGCTGGCGATGTAGGGCATACTGCCTCCTGCTTCGGTTTACCCTAAGGTAGCGCGGGCACGCGAAAGGAGGTGAAGGTTGTGGCCATTTTCGACCGCGTCAAGGAGATCATTGTTGACCAGTTGGGGGTAGATGAGGAGGCGGTGACGCCAGAGGCCTCTTTCGTCGAGGACCTGGGAGCCGACTCCCTCGATATCGTTGAACTGGTGATGGCGCTCGAAGAGGAGTTCGGGATCGAGATTCCCGATGAGGACGCTGAGAAGATCGCTACCGTAGGTGATGCGGTGGAATACATCAAGGCGAATTCGTAGGGATTAGCTAAGGAAGGTTCCCGTAGTTTACGCTACGGGACTTTTCATAGAGCCTGCTTTTACGTTACAAAGTTAGGAGTGTGGAACCTGTGGGCAAGAGGGCGGTTATAACGGGTATCGGTGCCCTTACCCCGATCGGATGTGGCAAAGAAGGCTTCTTTGCAGGCCTGCGTGCAGCCCGCAACGGGATCGGCCGCATTACCCGGTTTGATCCCGCGCCCTTCGGCAGCCAGATGGCCGGTGAGATCCGTGACTTCGAGCCGGCGGACTACATGGATAAAAAAGAGAGCCGCCGGATGGACCGCTTCTGCCAGCTGGGC
Coding sequences:
- the fabD gene encoding ACP S-malonyltransferase, with the translated sequence MAKIGLLFPGQGAQYVGMGQDLARRYPKARALFAEADAALGFPLSELCFTGPEEELTLTANTQPAVLATSIACWEILKDYGVKPAVTAGLSLGEYSAHVSAGTLDFAEAVRLVRKRGEFMESAVPSGQGTMAAVLGLSREEVEEVCRAAAGMGVVEPANYNCPGQIVIAGETAAVTAAAELALARGAKKVIPLKVSGPFHSRLLAPAGERLAGELARVSLSDPDLPVVANVTAQYVRDKEEVKDLLVKQVSHPVLWEDSVQRMLADGVDTFIEVGPGRALSGFVKKIDRRARCLQVGDLSSLQNTLAELEGVG
- a CDS encoding beta-ketoacyl-ACP synthase III, yielding MNEQRGVKILGWGQALPERVLTNQDLERMVETSDEWIVSRTGIRERRIAAAETAASDLAVVAAREALQRAEVAPAQIDLIIVATVTPDMAFPATACLVQSALAAGRAAAFDLEAGCSGFLYALATAREFIAGGTYDHVLVVGVDLLSKITDWQDRNTCVLFGDGAGAVVLGPAAPGQGILSTYLGCDGAGGELLCLPAGGSRQPLTPENLAAGRQYIHMNGPEVFKFAVRIMGEAAVKALERAGLELQDVTYLVPHQANLRIIDAAARRLKLPPERVLVNLDRYGNMSSASIPVALAEAADAGRFHPGDILVLVGFGAGLTWGAAAVRW
- the fabK gene encoding enoyl-[acyl-carrier-protein] reductase FabK — translated: MRTALCDLLGIDYPVLQGGMAWVATAELAAAVSNAGGLGIIGAGNMTGELITAEIRKCRALTDRPFGVNVYYLSPFVEEVMAAVIAERVPVVTTGAGNPGKHIERLHAGGTKVIPVVASVALAKRLERVGADALIAEGMECGGHIGEITTMALVPQVVAAVDIPVIAAGGIADGRGLAAALALGAQGVQMGTRFVLSEECTVHPRYKEALLKARDRSTVVTGASTGHPVRVLENKLAREFLERERAGASREELEKLGTGKLRAAVRDGDVEYGSVMSGQIAGYIAKVLPVRDIIATMVQEADAVLAELARRAASNARDVHILEV
- the fabG gene encoding 3-oxoacyl-[acyl-carrier-protein] reductase — translated: MVLIPGAAVVTGGSRGIGRAIALELARLGAPVAVNYAGRAEAAREVVELITAAGGRAVAVQADVAQAAEAGRLLAEAEAALGPVGILVNNAGITRDGLLLRMKEEDWDAVLNTNLSGVFHCTQAALRGMLKRRRGRIVNTASIVGLTGNAGQANYAAAKAGIIGFTKSVAREVAGRGITVNAVAPGFIATEMTTKLPAEVREAYRSRIPLGRFGEPEDVARAVAFLASEAAAYITGQVLAVDGGLAM
- the plsX gene encoding phosphate acyltransferase PlsX; the protein is MKIAVDAMGGDFAPLEVVRGAVAAARAGEAEILLVGEPGAIEAVGAEAGLPCPGVEVVAARERVAMGEHPAEALRHKKDSSLAVGARLVKEGRAGALVSAGNTGAAMAFSLFTLGRLPGVERPAIAAPFPTTRGFAVLIDAGANVEVKPHYLLQFAQMGSLYAASVLKLTRPRVGLLNVGAESGKGTPVLQEACRLLTASGLNFIGNIEGRDVPLGAADVIVCDGFSGNVLLKFAEGLAEGLFSLLKQELLAGFSTRAGAYLARPALKRLKAKMDYAEYGGAPLLGLKGLTIISHGSSDARAIHNAIRAARESLEQDVVGKIAALAQAAPNDAGSEA
- the rpmF gene encoding 50S ribosomal protein L32, which codes for MAQPKKKMSRARTHRRRAQWKLAVPGLIRCPQCHELTLPHRVCPACGYYGAKEVVKVEKAE
- the fapR gene encoding transcription factor FapR codes for the protein MGTRRWPKSERLAAVRRAVEEDPFLTDEELARRFGVSSQTIRLDRLELSIPEVRARTRRVAEGAYRQLRAVRGREIVGELYELQRGVSALSVLTTTPDMVFEKSGVVRGHFIFAQAESLALAVIDAEVALTGVANIKYKLPVCVGDTLVARAEVTRRRQNKYFVTVRTQKKGREVFRAKFIMVSLDEGSGAV
- the acpP gene encoding acyl carrier protein; translation: MAIFDRVKEIIVDQLGVDEEAVTPEASFVEDLGADSLDIVELVMALEEEFGIEIPDEDAEKIATVGDAVEYIKANS
- a CDS encoding DUF177 domain-containing protein — its product is MEVDVGSIKYSAGAVLKVELKERWGSFAWGGTEVKVLDPVAVKLTLTNTGEIILADGSLKTTLLLTCSRCLEAFPYALEAPFVIGYKERKKHRSEEEPENEDLEVRGFSGDRIDITEDVRDTLFLALPMKPLCRPDCRGLCPHCGKNLNEGPCSCRGDEVDPRLAVLRDLFKEGK